A segment of the Candidatus Protochlamydia naegleriophila genome:
ACCAGATTCAAACGCTTCTTGATGAAATGCAACTGGCAAAGAGCAAATTATTCATCGATTGCATTCGTAGAGAGCAAAATTCCCCGAAAAAGGTCAATTCCCCACTGCCCCCTTCATCCTAACGACTTAGATCGTTTTTATTCTTTTCTGGCGTAGTTGCTCAAAGTAATCGAGCCGTTTTTTGAGCTCGCGTTCAAAACCTCTTTCAACTGGCAGATAAAACTGTTGGCGCTCAAGTTCAGATGGGAAGTAGTTTTGGCCAGAAAAAGCCTCTGGTTGGTCATGATCATACATGTAACCCCTTCCATATCCTAGTTTTTTCATTAGTTGTGTAGGAGCATTGAGAGTAATGGCAGGGGGATTCAAGTGTCCTGTTTGGGAGGCTACTTGCTTCGCTTCATTGTAGGCTTGGTAAATTGAGTTGCTCTTAGGAGACAAGGCAAGGTAAACGACAACCTCGGCAAGAGCGAGCTCCCCTTCTGGAGAGCCGAGCATTTGGTAGGCCTCTTTGGCTGCAATAGCTAATTGAAGCGCTTGCGGATCGCTTAGTCCAATGTCTTCGACGGCCATGCGTATTAAACGCCGTGCGAGAAACAAGGGCTCTTCACCCCCTTCAAGCATACGGGTAAACCAGTAAAGAGCAGCATCTGGATCCGATCCCCTAACCGACTTGTGCAGGGCAGAAATCAGGTTGTAGTGCTGATCTCCCGCTTTGTCAAATAAGGGCGATCTTTTTTGTAAAACTTCTTCTAATAGAGGAACATCGAGTTTTTCGTTCGATAAATGTCTCAAATTTTCCACTAAATTATAAAGGTAGCGTCCATCCCCTTGGGCCCAAGCAATGAGCAGATGGCGAGCCTCGGGTGTTAGAGGAAGAGGTGCAAAATGTTTTTCATATCGTTCGAGCAGCCGCTCAAGGCTGAAAGCATCTAAGGGATAAAGGGGTAAGACTCGCAGGCGCGATAGTAGGGCTCCATTCAAATAAAAAGAGGGATTTTCGGCTGTGGCACCGATTAAAATAACCGTACCGTTTTCGACGTAGGGCAAAAAAGCATCTTGCTGGGCCTTATTAAAGCGATGAATTTCGTCTACGAATAATAAGGTGCCTTTATGAAAAAGGGGTTCATCTTGCGCTTCTTTGACCGTTTTTTTTAAGTCTGCAATGCCGCTAAAAATGGCACTCATCGCTACAAAGCGCATATTGAAGGCTTTTGCATACAGGCGTGCGAGTGATGTTTTACCACAGCCCGGCGGTCCCCAAAGAATAATTGAAAGAGGCGTTTGAGCCTGAATCGTCTTGGTGATCAAACCATTTTCCCCAAGCAGATGATCTTGCCCAACGACATCTTCCAGGTTTTTTGGGCGCAACTCTTCAGCTAGAGGCTGCAATTTTTTCATGGTTCCGCCTTTCGTTGTAAAATAGTTTTAGAGCGCCTGGGAATAGAGGGACGAGATAAAAAGAGAGCTGGTAGAGAGAAGGCGATAAAGGCATACAGGCCATCGCAGAGCGGCATCAAAATCAGATCATTTTTTATCCAGGCCCATGTGGGAATGATTCCATAACCAAATAGATAGAGCAAGATAAGCTGAATGGTCGTCAATAGGATAGCAAAAATAGAAGTTAAAATAGGTAAAGTCGTCACGCTGTCCTCAAAAAAATGGTATTTATAACCATAGAGTAACTTGACAGCTAAAACGTAATTGAGCGCATAAAAGCCAAATCTCATCTGCGAAGAGAGGAGATCTATCACTAAACCACAAGCCATTGCCAGCCATAAACAGCTTATTTTATTTTGTTGGTAAACAGCTGAAATGAGGAAAGGGGCAAAAAATAAAAGGGGAAGATTTGGCAATAGGGATGGCAGAATCAATGCTAGGCTAAGAGTATATAAAAATAGAATAGATAAACGTGCCATAACTTTCTTTTAGCCAGTAACCAACTACTTGCCGGTTTTGAAATGTACAATCTTACCTCAAATGAAGCTCTTCGAACAACAATAGACTGCTTAAGAGCTGTTTTTTTGTCCTTTAAGGACAATGTGTCAGGCAGGGATTGCATTTCTTTGAAGAGGTTATTTAAGAGCCTATCATGAAAGATAGGCTCAATCCATGTCGAGCAAATAGTCGCCAAGGAGTTATCTGCCCCTAAAACACAGACTAGTAGGCTCCCTTGGAAAAAAGCATGGCGGGAATTGTCTTAGCTATAAGTTTTAGGTCTAGCAGGATGGAGTGATGATCGACGTAGTATTCGTCTAACTGCACACGCGTTTGATAGCAAGTAATATCGCTTCTGCCAGAAACCTGCCATGGGCCAGTCAACCCAGGCCTAATCGAGAGAATTTTATAGGCTTTGACGCCCAAGTACTTTTCGACTTCTGCTTTAACAACTGGACGGGGTCCCACAACGCTTAGGTCTCCTTTTAAGACATTCCAGAACTGGGGCAGCTCATCGAGCGATGTTTTGCGTAAGAAGGATCCAAAAGGGGTGATCCGGGGATCTTTCTTGAGTTTGTAACTCCTTTCCCATTCTTTACGCCATTCAGGGTTGGCATTTAAAATGTCTTTTAGGCGCTGATCGGCATCTTTGTACATGGTGCGAAACTTATAACAGAGAAAAGGTTTTCCGCCTCTGCCAATTCTTTCGTGGGAATAAACGATTTTCCCAGGGGAAGTCAGTAGGACGAAGAGGGCAATGAGTAAAAAGAATGGGGAGCCGAGGATGAGGCAAGTGAGGCTAAAAAAAATATCAAAAGCTCTTTTGAAAGGGACATGCTTAATTTTATAATCGAGGTGAGAGTGGAGAGGAATAATGGGGCGTTGAGGCAAATTGTCGATATCTTCCATATATTTTACTGTCGGTTGTTTTGTTTAATAAACTAAACCCTAGGTTTGTCTACTTTCCTTATAAACATTGCAGGAAAAAAAACCAATAGGAGAGTCTCATTTAGTTAAAATATTGATTATGAGCTCGATCGAAAGGAGGGAAGGGCTTGCTATTAATAGAATCAATCAAATTGAGCTCTACTCGAGAATTTCTAGCCTCTTGCAAAAACGAGTCGTTTTTGCAAGAGAGGCGCGGATTTAAGGAGCTTAGTGATTGCGTCGGATGATAAAGTCGGCCAAATTCACCAAAAATGAGGTGTCGAAAGGAAGCGGTTTTAAAGCTTTAAGAGCCTGATGATAAAAATTGAGAGCGTAGGCTTTGGCTTGCTCCAGTCCAAGCAGCGTTACGTAGGTCGACTTGTCATTCAAAAGATCCGATGCAACAGCACGCCCATGCTTGGCTTCGCTTGAAGTTACATCTAAAATGTCGTCGACAACCTGGAAGGCAAGGCCCACATTTTCACCAAATTCCCTCAAGTGTATGAGTTGAGGCTCAGTCGCATCGGCAAGGATGCCCCCAAATTCGACGGATGCCGTAATCAAGGCGGCCGTTTTGTT
Coding sequences within it:
- a CDS encoding replication-associated recombination protein A; its protein translation is MKKLQPLAEELRPKNLEDVVGQDHLLGENGLITKTIQAQTPLSIILWGPPGCGKTSLARLYAKAFNMRFVAMSAIFSGIADLKKTVKEAQDEPLFHKGTLLFVDEIHRFNKAQQDAFLPYVENGTVILIGATAENPSFYLNGALLSRLRVLPLYPLDAFSLERLLERYEKHFAPLPLTPEARHLLIAWAQGDGRYLYNLVENLRHLSNEKLDVPLLEEVLQKRSPLFDKAGDQHYNLISALHKSVRGSDPDAALYWFTRMLEGGEEPLFLARRLIRMAVEDIGLSDPQALQLAIAAKEAYQMLGSPEGELALAEVVVYLALSPKSNSIYQAYNEAKQVASQTGHLNPPAITLNAPTQLMKKLGYGRGYMYDHDQPEAFSGQNYFPSELERQQFYLPVERGFERELKKRLDYFEQLRQKRIKTI
- a CDS encoding sugar transferase, giving the protein MEDIDNLPQRPIIPLHSHLDYKIKHVPFKRAFDIFFSLTCLILGSPFFLLIALFVLLTSPGKIVYSHERIGRGGKPFLCYKFRTMYKDADQRLKDILNANPEWRKEWERSYKLKKDPRITPFGSFLRKTSLDELPQFWNVLKGDLSVVGPRPVVKAEVEKYLGVKAYKILSIRPGLTGPWQVSGRSDITCYQTRVQLDEYYVDHHSILLDLKLIAKTIPAMLFSKGAY